One genomic window of Parus major isolate Abel chromosome 11, Parus_major1.1, whole genome shotgun sequence includes the following:
- the TERF2 gene encoding telomeric repeat-binding factor 2 isoform X7 encodes MAARRVARQERDQEPDPDPDWAGMAALPEKTVNGWVLQFYFHRAIEAYRSGRNRDFRQFRDIMQALLVRPLDREPEMAQMLRIMQLLSRVEEGENLDCTFDKESELTPLESAMLVLDFIREEFSVADRTMEAVQKMVKEAAVVVCIRNKEFEKASDIVKKHIGKEPRNQKKRNEWLAVIREKNPSHPKVKNFSYEDFQQSIFEFLKGYVDDSEPALLTLLKKTLNSEHADKVRSALGTCEFADGLKDQAAAPEASGRAEGPARAPEASGRAEDPARAPELARATEDLQGAARPAERAAGPTAAPEMMAEANGPAATVEPMEVVSDPAATPEHLTAAYDILQGTPEPMEIAKEPAAATPELPRVSTKESQRQPPGAVTSYGISVLREAFKILSNSRDSDALFNKLDETDLPSPKQLSPSVSHRTKRCREAENQASETSEPPEIPHKIKNLFSISNLIVDLDGSSSKSSECPDSSQEHVVSSASKPPLKLPDEPLSAPSEKSLQARWNSSCGTEEKDSWSDEDELFANAALLEKSSVSKNSSSKKQKWTMQESEWIKEGVKKYGEGRWKAICLKYPFENRTPVMIKDRWRTMKKLGIL; translated from the exons ATGGCGGCGCGGCGGGTGGCGCGGCAGGAGCGGGACCAGGAGCCGGACCCCGACCCCGACTGGGCCGGGATGGCGGCGCTCCCCGAGAAGACCGTGAACGGCTGGGTCCTGCAGTTCTACTTCCACCGGGCCATAGAGGCCTATCGCTCCGGGCGTAACCGTGATTTCCGCCAGTTCCGCGACATCATGCAAG CGCTGCTCGTGCGGCCCCTGGACAGGGAGCCGGAGATGGCCCAGATGCTTCGGATAATGCAGCTGCTGTCGCGGGTCGAGGAGGGCGAGAACCTCG ATTGCACCTTCGACAAGGAGTCAGAGCTGACCCCACTGGAGTCGGCCATGCTCGTCCTGGACTTCATCCGTGAGGAATTCTCTGTGGCCGACAGGACGATGGAGGCTGTGCAGAAAATGGTGAAGGAAGCT GCTGTGGTTGTTTGTATCAGAAACAAGGAGTTTGAAAAAGCTTCTGATATCGTCAAGAAGCACATAGGGAAGGAGCCCAGAAACCAA AAGAAGAGGAATGAGTGGCTGGCTGTCATCCGGGAGAAGAACCCCTCTCATCCAAAGGTCAAAAACTTCTCCTACGAGGACTTCCAGCAGAGCATCTTTGAGTTCCTGAAGGGCTACGTGGACGACTCGGAGCCAGCGCTGCTGACG tTACTGAAAAAGACCTTGAATTCAGAACACGCCGACAAAGTGAGATCCGCGCTAGGGACTTGTGAGTTTGCAGATGGGCTGAAGgaccaggcagcagctccagag GCCTCGGGAAGGGCAGAGGGCCcagccagagctccagaggCCTCGGGAAGGGCAGAGGACCcagccagagctccagagcttGCAAGGGCAACAGAAGacctgcagggagctgccaggccTGCAGAAAGGGCAGCTGGTCCCACGGCAGCTCCAGAGATGATGGCAGAAGCCAATGGTCCTGCAGCAACTGTGGAACCTATGGAAGTAGTCAGTGACCCAGCAGCAACACCCGAACATTTAACAGCAGCATATGACATCCTGCAGGGCACTCCAGAGCCTATGGAAATAGCTAaagaaccagcagcagcaacccCAGAACTCCCCAGAGTGTCCACCAAGGAATCACAAAG GCAGCCCCCCGGAGCTGTAACCTCATACGGGATTTCTGTTCTGAGAGAAGCTTTCAAGATCCTGTCAAACTCCAGGGACTCGGACGCCCTTTTCAACAAACTGGACGAAACAGACTTGCCTTCCCCCAAGCAACTGTCTCCTTCTGTATCCCACAGAACCAAGAGATGCAGAGAAGCGGAGAATCAAGCTTCTGAGACCTCAGAGCCTCCTGAAATACCCCATAAGATCAAAAACTTGTTCAGCATAAGCAATCTGATCGTGGATTTGGACGGCTCATCCAGCAAGTCGAGCGAGTGCCCCGACTCCTCCCAGGAGCACGTGGTCTCTTCCGCTTCCAAACCTCCTCTGAAATTGCCTGATGAGCCCTTGTCTGCCCCGAGTGAGAA GTCCCTCCAAGCAAGGTGGAACAGCTCCTGTGGCACGGAGGAGAAGGACAGCTGGAGTGACGAGGATGAGCTTTTTGCAAATGCAG CATTACTTGAGAAAAGCAGTGTCTCCAAGAACTCCAGCTCCAAGAAACAG AAATGGACCATGCAGGAGAGCGAGTGGATCAAGGAAGGGGTGAAGAAGTACGGAGAAGGGAGGTGGAAAGCCATTTGCCTCAAGTACCCCTTCGAGAACCGCACCCCAGTGATGATCAAGGACCGCTGGCGGACCATGAAGAAACTGGGAATCCTCTGA
- the TERF2 gene encoding telomeric repeat-binding factor 2 isoform X5, whose product MAARRVARQERDQEPDPDPDWAGMAALPEKTVNGWVLQFYFHRAIEAYRSGRNRDFRQFRDIMQALLVRPLDREPEMAQMLRIMQLLSRVEEGENLGKRRDPPTKVWMPILIDCTFDKESELTPLESAMLVLDFIREEFSVADRTMEAVQKMVKEAAVVVCIRNKEFEKASDIVKKHIGKEPRNQKKRNEWLAVIREKNPSHPKVKNFSYEDFQQSIFEFLKGYVDDSEPALLTLLKKTLNSEHADKVRSALGTCEFADGLKDQAAAPEASGRAEGPARAPEASGRAEDPARAPELARATEDLQGAARPAERAAGPTAAPEMMAEANGPAATVEPMEVVSDPAATPEHLTAAYDILQGTPEPMEIAKEPAAATPELPRVSTKESQRQPPGAVTSYGISVLREAFKILSNSRDSDALFNKLDETDLPSPKQLSPSVSHRTKRCREAENQASETSEPPEIPHKIKNLFSISNLIVDLDGSSSKSSECPDSSQEHVVSSASKPPLKLPDEPLSAPSEKSLQARWNSSCGTEEKDSWSDEDELFANAALLEKSSVSKNSSSKKQKWTMQESEWIKEGVKKYGEGRWKAICLKYPFENRTPVMIKDRWRTMKKLGIL is encoded by the exons ATGGCGGCGCGGCGGGTGGCGCGGCAGGAGCGGGACCAGGAGCCGGACCCCGACCCCGACTGGGCCGGGATGGCGGCGCTCCCCGAGAAGACCGTGAACGGCTGGGTCCTGCAGTTCTACTTCCACCGGGCCATAGAGGCCTATCGCTCCGGGCGTAACCGTGATTTCCGCCAGTTCCGCGACATCATGCAAG CGCTGCTCGTGCGGCCCCTGGACAGGGAGCCGGAGATGGCCCAGATGCTTCGGATAATGCAGCTGCTGTCGCGGGTCGAGGAGGGCGAGAACCTCG GGAAGCGCCGTGACCCCCCTACAAAAGTATGGATGCCGATTCTTATAGATTGCACCTTCGACAAGGAGTCAGAGCTGACCCCACTGGAGTCGGCCATGCTCGTCCTGGACTTCATCCGTGAGGAATTCTCTGTGGCCGACAGGACGATGGAGGCTGTGCAGAAAATGGTGAAGGAAGCT GCTGTGGTTGTTTGTATCAGAAACAAGGAGTTTGAAAAAGCTTCTGATATCGTCAAGAAGCACATAGGGAAGGAGCCCAGAAACCAA AAGAAGAGGAATGAGTGGCTGGCTGTCATCCGGGAGAAGAACCCCTCTCATCCAAAGGTCAAAAACTTCTCCTACGAGGACTTCCAGCAGAGCATCTTTGAGTTCCTGAAGGGCTACGTGGACGACTCGGAGCCAGCGCTGCTGACG tTACTGAAAAAGACCTTGAATTCAGAACACGCCGACAAAGTGAGATCCGCGCTAGGGACTTGTGAGTTTGCAGATGGGCTGAAGgaccaggcagcagctccagaggccTCGGGAAG GGCAGAGGGCCcagccagagctccagaggCCTCGGGAAGGGCAGAGGACCcagccagagctccagagcttGCAAGGGCAACAGAAGacctgcagggagctgccaggccTGCAGAAAGGGCAGCTGGTCCCACGGCAGCTCCAGAGATGATGGCAGAAGCCAATGGTCCTGCAGCAACTGTGGAACCTATGGAAGTAGTCAGTGACCCAGCAGCAACACCCGAACATTTAACAGCAGCATATGACATCCTGCAGGGCACTCCAGAGCCTATGGAAATAGCTAaagaaccagcagcagcaacccCAGAACTCCCCAGAGTGTCCACCAAGGAATCACAAAG GCAGCCCCCCGGAGCTGTAACCTCATACGGGATTTCTGTTCTGAGAGAAGCTTTCAAGATCCTGTCAAACTCCAGGGACTCGGACGCCCTTTTCAACAAACTGGACGAAACAGACTTGCCTTCCCCCAAGCAACTGTCTCCTTCTGTATCCCACAGAACCAAGAGATGCAGAGAAGCGGAGAATCAAGCTTCTGAGACCTCAGAGCCTCCTGAAATACCCCATAAGATCAAAAACTTGTTCAGCATAAGCAATCTGATCGTGGATTTGGACGGCTCATCCAGCAAGTCGAGCGAGTGCCCCGACTCCTCCCAGGAGCACGTGGTCTCTTCCGCTTCCAAACCTCCTCTGAAATTGCCTGATGAGCCCTTGTCTGCCCCGAGTGAGAA GTCCCTCCAAGCAAGGTGGAACAGCTCCTGTGGCACGGAGGAGAAGGACAGCTGGAGTGACGAGGATGAGCTTTTTGCAAATGCAG CATTACTTGAGAAAAGCAGTGTCTCCAAGAACTCCAGCTCCAAGAAACAG AAATGGACCATGCAGGAGAGCGAGTGGATCAAGGAAGGGGTGAAGAAGTACGGAGAAGGGAGGTGGAAAGCCATTTGCCTCAAGTACCCCTTCGAGAACCGCACCCCAGTGATGATCAAGGACCGCTGGCGGACCATGAAGAAACTGGGAATCCTCTGA
- the TERF2 gene encoding telomeric repeat-binding factor 2 isoform X6 produces MAARRVARQERDQEPDPDPDWAGMAALPEKTVNGWVLQFYFHRAIEAYRSGRNRDFRQFRDIMQALLVRPLDREPEMAQMLRIMQLLSRVEEGENLDCTFDKESELTPLESAMLVLDFIREEFSVADRTMEAVQKMVKEAAVVVCIRNKEFEKASDIVKKHIGKEPRNQKKRNEWLAVIREKNPSHPKVKNFSYEDFQQSIFEFLKGYVDDSEPALLTLLKKTLNSEHADKVRSALGTCEFADGLKDQAAAPEASGRAEGPARAPEASGRAEGPARAPEASGRAEDPARAPELARATEDLQGAARPAERAAGPTAAPEMMAEANGPAATVEPMEVVSDPAATPEHLTAAYDILQGTPEPMEIAKEPAAATPELPRVSTKESQRQPPGAVTSYGISVLREAFKILSNSRDSDALFNKLDETDLPSPKQLSPSVSHRTKRCREAENQASETSEPPEIPHKIKNLFSISNLIVDLDGSSSKSSECPDSSQEHVVSSASKPPLKLPDEPLSAPSEKSLQARWNSSCGTEEKDSWSDEDELFANAALLEKSSVSKNSSSKKQKWTMQESEWIKEGVKKYGEGRWKAICLKYPFENRTPVMIKDRWRTMKKLGIL; encoded by the exons ATGGCGGCGCGGCGGGTGGCGCGGCAGGAGCGGGACCAGGAGCCGGACCCCGACCCCGACTGGGCCGGGATGGCGGCGCTCCCCGAGAAGACCGTGAACGGCTGGGTCCTGCAGTTCTACTTCCACCGGGCCATAGAGGCCTATCGCTCCGGGCGTAACCGTGATTTCCGCCAGTTCCGCGACATCATGCAAG CGCTGCTCGTGCGGCCCCTGGACAGGGAGCCGGAGATGGCCCAGATGCTTCGGATAATGCAGCTGCTGTCGCGGGTCGAGGAGGGCGAGAACCTCG ATTGCACCTTCGACAAGGAGTCAGAGCTGACCCCACTGGAGTCGGCCATGCTCGTCCTGGACTTCATCCGTGAGGAATTCTCTGTGGCCGACAGGACGATGGAGGCTGTGCAGAAAATGGTGAAGGAAGCT GCTGTGGTTGTTTGTATCAGAAACAAGGAGTTTGAAAAAGCTTCTGATATCGTCAAGAAGCACATAGGGAAGGAGCCCAGAAACCAA AAGAAGAGGAATGAGTGGCTGGCTGTCATCCGGGAGAAGAACCCCTCTCATCCAAAGGTCAAAAACTTCTCCTACGAGGACTTCCAGCAGAGCATCTTTGAGTTCCTGAAGGGCTACGTGGACGACTCGGAGCCAGCGCTGCTGACG tTACTGAAAAAGACCTTGAATTCAGAACACGCCGACAAAGTGAGATCCGCGCTAGGGACTTGTGAGTTTGCAGATGGGCTGAAGgaccaggcagcagctccagaggccTCGGGAAGGGCAGAGGGCCcagccagagctccagag GCCTCGGGAAGGGCAGAGGGCCcagccagagctccagaggCCTCGGGAAGGGCAGAGGACCcagccagagctccagagcttGCAAGGGCAACAGAAGacctgcagggagctgccaggccTGCAGAAAGGGCAGCTGGTCCCACGGCAGCTCCAGAGATGATGGCAGAAGCCAATGGTCCTGCAGCAACTGTGGAACCTATGGAAGTAGTCAGTGACCCAGCAGCAACACCCGAACATTTAACAGCAGCATATGACATCCTGCAGGGCACTCCAGAGCCTATGGAAATAGCTAaagaaccagcagcagcaacccCAGAACTCCCCAGAGTGTCCACCAAGGAATCACAAAG GCAGCCCCCCGGAGCTGTAACCTCATACGGGATTTCTGTTCTGAGAGAAGCTTTCAAGATCCTGTCAAACTCCAGGGACTCGGACGCCCTTTTCAACAAACTGGACGAAACAGACTTGCCTTCCCCCAAGCAACTGTCTCCTTCTGTATCCCACAGAACCAAGAGATGCAGAGAAGCGGAGAATCAAGCTTCTGAGACCTCAGAGCCTCCTGAAATACCCCATAAGATCAAAAACTTGTTCAGCATAAGCAATCTGATCGTGGATTTGGACGGCTCATCCAGCAAGTCGAGCGAGTGCCCCGACTCCTCCCAGGAGCACGTGGTCTCTTCCGCTTCCAAACCTCCTCTGAAATTGCCTGATGAGCCCTTGTCTGCCCCGAGTGAGAA GTCCCTCCAAGCAAGGTGGAACAGCTCCTGTGGCACGGAGGAGAAGGACAGCTGGAGTGACGAGGATGAGCTTTTTGCAAATGCAG CATTACTTGAGAAAAGCAGTGTCTCCAAGAACTCCAGCTCCAAGAAACAG AAATGGACCATGCAGGAGAGCGAGTGGATCAAGGAAGGGGTGAAGAAGTACGGAGAAGGGAGGTGGAAAGCCATTTGCCTCAAGTACCCCTTCGAGAACCGCACCCCAGTGATGATCAAGGACCGCTGGCGGACCATGAAGAAACTGGGAATCCTCTGA
- the TERF2 gene encoding telomeric repeat-binding factor 2 isoform X2, giving the protein MAARRVARQERDQEPDPDPDWAGMAALPEKTVNGWVLQFYFHRAIEAYRSGRNRDFRQFRDIMQALLVRPLDREPEMAQMLRIMQLLSRVEEGENLGKRRDPPTKVWMPILIDCTFDKESELTPLESAMLVLDFIREEFSVADRTMEAVQKMVKEAAVVVCIRNKEFEKASDIVKKHIGKEPRNQKRNEWLAVIREKNPSHPKVKNFSYEDFQQSIFEFLKGYVDDSEPALLTLLKKTLNSEHADKVRSALGTCEFADGLKDQAAAPEASGRAEGPARAPEASGRAEGPARAPEASGRAEDPARAPELARATEDLQGAARPAERAAGPTAAPEMMAEANGPAATVEPMEVVSDPAATPEHLTAAYDILQGTPEPMEIAKEPAAATPELPRVSTKESQRQPPGAVTSYGISVLREAFKILSNSRDSDALFNKLDETDLPSPKQLSPSVSHRTKRCREAENQASETSEPPEIPHKIKNLFSISNLIVDLDGSSSKSSECPDSSQEHVVSSASKPPLKLPDEPLSAPSEKSLQARWNSSCGTEEKDSWSDEDELFANAALLEKSSVSKNSSSKKQKWTMQESEWIKEGVKKYGEGRWKAICLKYPFENRTPVMIKDRWRTMKKLGIL; this is encoded by the exons ATGGCGGCGCGGCGGGTGGCGCGGCAGGAGCGGGACCAGGAGCCGGACCCCGACCCCGACTGGGCCGGGATGGCGGCGCTCCCCGAGAAGACCGTGAACGGCTGGGTCCTGCAGTTCTACTTCCACCGGGCCATAGAGGCCTATCGCTCCGGGCGTAACCGTGATTTCCGCCAGTTCCGCGACATCATGCAAG CGCTGCTCGTGCGGCCCCTGGACAGGGAGCCGGAGATGGCCCAGATGCTTCGGATAATGCAGCTGCTGTCGCGGGTCGAGGAGGGCGAGAACCTCG GGAAGCGCCGTGACCCCCCTACAAAAGTATGGATGCCGATTCTTATAGATTGCACCTTCGACAAGGAGTCAGAGCTGACCCCACTGGAGTCGGCCATGCTCGTCCTGGACTTCATCCGTGAGGAATTCTCTGTGGCCGACAGGACGATGGAGGCTGTGCAGAAAATGGTGAAGGAAGCT GCTGTGGTTGTTTGTATCAGAAACAAGGAGTTTGAAAAAGCTTCTGATATCGTCAAGAAGCACATAGGGAAGGAGCCCAGAAACCAA AAGAGGAATGAGTGGCTGGCTGTCATCCGGGAGAAGAACCCCTCTCATCCAAAGGTCAAAAACTTCTCCTACGAGGACTTCCAGCAGAGCATCTTTGAGTTCCTGAAGGGCTACGTGGACGACTCGGAGCCAGCGCTGCTGACG tTACTGAAAAAGACCTTGAATTCAGAACACGCCGACAAAGTGAGATCCGCGCTAGGGACTTGTGAGTTTGCAGATGGGCTGAAGgaccaggcagcagctccagaggccTCGGGAAGGGCAGAGGGCCcagccagagctccagag GCCTCGGGAAGGGCAGAGGGCCcagccagagctccagaggCCTCGGGAAGGGCAGAGGACCcagccagagctccagagcttGCAAGGGCAACAGAAGacctgcagggagctgccaggccTGCAGAAAGGGCAGCTGGTCCCACGGCAGCTCCAGAGATGATGGCAGAAGCCAATGGTCCTGCAGCAACTGTGGAACCTATGGAAGTAGTCAGTGACCCAGCAGCAACACCCGAACATTTAACAGCAGCATATGACATCCTGCAGGGCACTCCAGAGCCTATGGAAATAGCTAaagaaccagcagcagcaacccCAGAACTCCCCAGAGTGTCCACCAAGGAATCACAAAG GCAGCCCCCCGGAGCTGTAACCTCATACGGGATTTCTGTTCTGAGAGAAGCTTTCAAGATCCTGTCAAACTCCAGGGACTCGGACGCCCTTTTCAACAAACTGGACGAAACAGACTTGCCTTCCCCCAAGCAACTGTCTCCTTCTGTATCCCACAGAACCAAGAGATGCAGAGAAGCGGAGAATCAAGCTTCTGAGACCTCAGAGCCTCCTGAAATACCCCATAAGATCAAAAACTTGTTCAGCATAAGCAATCTGATCGTGGATTTGGACGGCTCATCCAGCAAGTCGAGCGAGTGCCCCGACTCCTCCCAGGAGCACGTGGTCTCTTCCGCTTCCAAACCTCCTCTGAAATTGCCTGATGAGCCCTTGTCTGCCCCGAGTGAGAA GTCCCTCCAAGCAAGGTGGAACAGCTCCTGTGGCACGGAGGAGAAGGACAGCTGGAGTGACGAGGATGAGCTTTTTGCAAATGCAG CATTACTTGAGAAAAGCAGTGTCTCCAAGAACTCCAGCTCCAAGAAACAG AAATGGACCATGCAGGAGAGCGAGTGGATCAAGGAAGGGGTGAAGAAGTACGGAGAAGGGAGGTGGAAAGCCATTTGCCTCAAGTACCCCTTCGAGAACCGCACCCCAGTGATGATCAAGGACCGCTGGCGGACCATGAAGAAACTGGGAATCCTCTGA
- the TERF2 gene encoding telomeric repeat-binding factor 2 isoform X3: MAARRVARQERDQEPDPDPDWAGMAALPEKTVNGWVLQFYFHRAIEAYRSGRNRDFRQFRDIMQALLVRPLDREPEMAQMLRIMQLLSRVEEGENLGKRRDPPTKVWMPILIDCTFDKESELTPLESAMLVLDFIREEFSVADRTMEAVQKMVKEAAVVVCIRNKEFEKASDIVKKHIGKEPRNQKKRNEWLAVIREKNPSHPKVKNFSYEDFQQSIFEFLKGYVDDSEPALLTLLKKTLNSEHADKVRSALGTCEFADGLKDQAAAPEASGRAEGPARAPEASGRAEDPARAPELARATEDLQGAARPAERAAGPTAAPEMMAEANGPAATVEPMEVVSDPAATPEHLTAAYDILQGTPEPMEIAKEPAAATPELPRVSTKESQRQPPGAVTSYGISVLREAFKILSNSRDSDALFNKLDETDLPSPKQLSPSVSHRTKRCREAENQASETSEPPEIPHKIKNLFSISNLIVDLDGSSSKSSECPDSSQEHVVSSASKPPLKLPDEPLSAPSEKSLQARWNSSCGTEEKDSWSDEDELFANAALLEKSSVSKNSSSKKQKWTMQESEWIKEGVKKYGEGRWKAICLKYPFENRTPVMIKDRWRTMKKLGIL, encoded by the exons ATGGCGGCGCGGCGGGTGGCGCGGCAGGAGCGGGACCAGGAGCCGGACCCCGACCCCGACTGGGCCGGGATGGCGGCGCTCCCCGAGAAGACCGTGAACGGCTGGGTCCTGCAGTTCTACTTCCACCGGGCCATAGAGGCCTATCGCTCCGGGCGTAACCGTGATTTCCGCCAGTTCCGCGACATCATGCAAG CGCTGCTCGTGCGGCCCCTGGACAGGGAGCCGGAGATGGCCCAGATGCTTCGGATAATGCAGCTGCTGTCGCGGGTCGAGGAGGGCGAGAACCTCG GGAAGCGCCGTGACCCCCCTACAAAAGTATGGATGCCGATTCTTATAGATTGCACCTTCGACAAGGAGTCAGAGCTGACCCCACTGGAGTCGGCCATGCTCGTCCTGGACTTCATCCGTGAGGAATTCTCTGTGGCCGACAGGACGATGGAGGCTGTGCAGAAAATGGTGAAGGAAGCT GCTGTGGTTGTTTGTATCAGAAACAAGGAGTTTGAAAAAGCTTCTGATATCGTCAAGAAGCACATAGGGAAGGAGCCCAGAAACCAA AAGAAGAGGAATGAGTGGCTGGCTGTCATCCGGGAGAAGAACCCCTCTCATCCAAAGGTCAAAAACTTCTCCTACGAGGACTTCCAGCAGAGCATCTTTGAGTTCCTGAAGGGCTACGTGGACGACTCGGAGCCAGCGCTGCTGACG tTACTGAAAAAGACCTTGAATTCAGAACACGCCGACAAAGTGAGATCCGCGCTAGGGACTTGTGAGTTTGCAGATGGGCTGAAGgaccaggcagcagctccagag GCCTCGGGAAGGGCAGAGGGCCcagccagagctccagaggCCTCGGGAAGGGCAGAGGACCcagccagagctccagagcttGCAAGGGCAACAGAAGacctgcagggagctgccaggccTGCAGAAAGGGCAGCTGGTCCCACGGCAGCTCCAGAGATGATGGCAGAAGCCAATGGTCCTGCAGCAACTGTGGAACCTATGGAAGTAGTCAGTGACCCAGCAGCAACACCCGAACATTTAACAGCAGCATATGACATCCTGCAGGGCACTCCAGAGCCTATGGAAATAGCTAaagaaccagcagcagcaacccCAGAACTCCCCAGAGTGTCCACCAAGGAATCACAAAG GCAGCCCCCCGGAGCTGTAACCTCATACGGGATTTCTGTTCTGAGAGAAGCTTTCAAGATCCTGTCAAACTCCAGGGACTCGGACGCCCTTTTCAACAAACTGGACGAAACAGACTTGCCTTCCCCCAAGCAACTGTCTCCTTCTGTATCCCACAGAACCAAGAGATGCAGAGAAGCGGAGAATCAAGCTTCTGAGACCTCAGAGCCTCCTGAAATACCCCATAAGATCAAAAACTTGTTCAGCATAAGCAATCTGATCGTGGATTTGGACGGCTCATCCAGCAAGTCGAGCGAGTGCCCCGACTCCTCCCAGGAGCACGTGGTCTCTTCCGCTTCCAAACCTCCTCTGAAATTGCCTGATGAGCCCTTGTCTGCCCCGAGTGAGAA GTCCCTCCAAGCAAGGTGGAACAGCTCCTGTGGCACGGAGGAGAAGGACAGCTGGAGTGACGAGGATGAGCTTTTTGCAAATGCAG CATTACTTGAGAAAAGCAGTGTCTCCAAGAACTCCAGCTCCAAGAAACAG AAATGGACCATGCAGGAGAGCGAGTGGATCAAGGAAGGGGTGAAGAAGTACGGAGAAGGGAGGTGGAAAGCCATTTGCCTCAAGTACCCCTTCGAGAACCGCACCCCAGTGATGATCAAGGACCGCTGGCGGACCATGAAGAAACTGGGAATCCTCTGA